The Aythya fuligula isolate bAytFul2 chromosome 5, bAytFul2.pri, whole genome shotgun sequence sequence ggcaatgtccctgaccctggccccagtgaggcagcagacttccctatgggcagggtcaggccaacaaatagggccctctgttcccctgagaagggaatCAACCAACGATTGCCCTtgtttcttggtggaggcagtcctgaggcgtcctaggcatcctcctgggtagacttttTACCTCAACCTCACCCACCAGTCTCTCAAGCTCATGGGCCTCAAACCTGTTAATGTAATGGCACCTGGTAAGGTGGGGCCGGTAGGGGGGGCATtacctgcgatgtcgagcagggacctgtttccattcctcctcaactcccaggtcctctgcctctgcccggcagcaacagggcagggggtccatCCCCATTTGCGGTGTCCCACCCCGGTACCTCTCCTTCAGTCctggcagggagttgctccaccagtctatctcccgctcacactccctgatatccctcaacctcttgacctcctccttgagttctgccacgaggcggaccaggtcgtccacctgcttgcacctcacgcacacagtctctctgccccccacaggtggtagcaacaggctcaggcactccctgcacccggagacCTGAGCTGCTGCATTTTGGAGCGGGCACtcagtctgggtgtgtacagacttcctagCGAGAGCTCTCTGCCTGGTGTAGACCACTGCGGCCAAGCTAGGGAAAGACAGCCCTTAGATGATCTGTTCTTATGGGCAGGGGGCCTTCCCTGCTCATCCTGCCTGTGCCAACTGCCATGCCCTGCCATGCTTGCACGTCCTCCTCGCTTGAACTCCCTAGGAACTGCCTCTGAACCTCAGGGTAgagggggcactgctggctccgccttcgcctccTCAACCTCCCTTGAGAGGGTGGCAGGGCCCTGGTGGCTCCATCAGCTGCCCCAAGTTGCCTcgatgccaaaaaaaaaagccttgccTGTCCCGATCCCCCAGTCCACTGCAGAACGTGTCTGCCCCAGAGCAGATCACCTCAGAGAGTTGGTGCCTGTCAGGAACATCCCTGTCCACCTCAGGGCCCTTGGTGCCTGTCAGGAATGTCTCTGCTCCCCTCGGGGCCATGCTGCAGTCTGGCCTGAGCCATCCGTGAGGCgagtgcagcagcagggggaaggctgggcagcacagggctggggcacaAAAGCTGCCCCCCGAGGCCTTGCTAAGCCTGCAGCCAGGGCCCAGCCGCTCAGGGCAGGGCTCGTGGCTGTcgctgctggcactgcccacagcccctgctgcctcccagctccaTCACCCCCTCACCTACCTGACCCCAGGGGCCTGAGGCTCCTcgtagtgggtttacgtggcaaggttttggtagcagggggccataggggtggcttctgggagaaggatctagaagctgccccatgtttggtaagggccccactgctgacctgagccgagccaataagcgatgttgttttgtgcatctgtgagagcatatttaagacagggaaaaaaacgctgtgctacacagcatctgggagagtgagaggagtgaggaacagccttgcaggcgccaaggtcagtgcagaaggagggggagaggtgctgcaggcgctggagcagaagtcccctgcggcctgtggtgaggcccatggtgaagcaggatgtccccctgcagcccatggagtgccacggtggagcagggttcttCGCTGCAacccgtggaggagaccatggtggagcaggtggccctgcaccgacggaggctgtggaagacccctgctggagcagattccgggccaaacctgtagcccatggagaggagcccacacaggagcaggtgatggggcaggagctgctgcccgtgggggagccaggttggagcagtttgctcctgagggatggaccccgtggtacggacccatatctggagcagctctggaagggctgctgcctgtgggaagcccacgccggatcagttcatcaaggactgcatcccgtgggagggaccccacagcacaggggacgagagtgaccgagaaggagcggcagagaagaagcgctgtagactgaccataacccccattccctcattgccctgcgctgctcgggggggggaggaagtggaagagggtggatggagaggaaggtgcttttgtttttttttcctttgtttctcacttctctagcttgttagtaataggcaataaatcttcctgtctccttatgccgagtctgtttgcccgttacaataattactgagtgattttctcatccttatctcaacctttgagctcttttcatgtattttctccccattcctctttgaggagagggaggctgtagtggagcttggctgcccacttgagcagAACCACAATACTCCTGCCGtagctccctcagctgccagcctgctcccacccagccccactGACCCGCTTCTCTCTCACCTCTTTCAGACTGTAATTTTGGCAATTTTTTTCACCCTGATTGTGTTGGGTTTAATCTACAAGCTGGAGAATGTCAGTGATGAATTAGGTGCAGCCACGTGACAATGTATGCTGCAGTGTGCAGAGAAGCTGCAAGAGTGCATGATGCAGCTCCTGTTGGAAATTGAGAGGAGGGACCAGGAGCAGAGCTCGGCGACAGAAGCTGGGTGACAGAGCTGGGTGACATAAGCCTGGGTggctacagaatcacagaatcacagaatcacagaatttctaggttggaagagacctcaagatcatcgagtccaacctctgacctaatactaacagtccccactaaaccatatccctaagctctacatctaaacgtcttttaaagacctccagggatggtgactccaccacttccctgggcagcctgttccaatgcctaacaaccctttcggaaaagaagttcttcctaacatccaagctaaaactcccctggtgcaactttagcccgttccccctcgtcctgtcaccaggcacgtgggagaacaggccaacctccacctcgctacagcctcctctaaggtacctgtagagagcaataaggccgcccctgagcctcctcttctccagggaaCGTCTCAGTCATCCTAACTCCAGCTAACGGTGCTGCCCTCCACCCATTTCTGCAAGCTCACGCTCCATCGAGATGATGCTTGGGGTACAGCAAGACAACTCAGACACGTTCATGAGCTTCGAGTAGGCAGAGCGCGTTGTTAGCAGCAGCACGACGTGGCCACAGAGCTGCGCTGTGCCAGACATGCAGTTCTTCAGGACACACGTAGGCATGCTCGGCACAACACCTTCCACGTCggacatctgcagctctgtgtctgtATCCACTTAGGCGCCAACTTTGCCACCCATGCCTTGAAGACAGCTGTCACGCACTTCTTGACCACCATCCCCTTGGGAAGCATGCACAGGAGGCATTTCCAGCCCCAAAGCCAGCAATGATTGTGGCAGCTACAAAGATGCCTGACAgacaccctgctggccacaagCCCCAAAGCTGAGCATGCTGGACATGGAGAAGATGCTGCTCAGTTGGCAGTGGGACGTGCGGTGGGCACCGAGGGTGGGGCAGGGGTCCTGTGATGCGGTGTGGGCGCAGGTGACATCACAGAGGACGTGTCACAATGGGGGGGAGGCTTTAAAGGCAGCCGCGGGCAGCGCTGCTTCACTTTGGCCTGAGCCATCGGTgagtgcagcagcagggggaagaCTGGGTTGGGCCAGGGCAGGGCTTGCGGCTGTCCCCACTGGCACTGCCCAcagtccctgctgcctcccagctccctcgCCCCCTCTCCTACCTGACCCCAGGGGCCTGTGGTTCCTgccgcagctccctcagccgccatccagctcccacccagccccactGACGTGCTTCTCTCTTTCAGACCATGGTTTCGGCAGCTTTCTATTTCCTGGCGTTCTTGGGCTTAGTCGAGATCCCAAAGAAAGTCGGGGATGAATTGGATGAAGCTACGAATGAGCGCATGCGGCAGTATGCGGAGGAGATGCAACAACGCATGGCGCAGATCCTGTTGGAAATTGAGGCGctagagaagcagcagagctcgATGCATATGGGAGCCCTGCTCTTATCTGCCACACAGTACTGGCAGTTCTGGGCCTGTGTTGGTGttgctctcctgctcttttGGAAAGTGTGCCTGCTCTTTAAAAATACCCGGAAACATGACAGTGATGACGAGAGCTCCAGcagtgaagaagaggaggaagcaagAGTACCACCACTCCCCAATGATGCAAGAGATGTGCCCAGATTTATAGCTGAGCGCGTCTACTGGCCATTCCCGGATCCGACCGTCAGATGCGCACTGGTGGAGGAGATTGTGGGAGACCTCCTGCATATCTTTGACTCAGTCGTCCTAAGTAGTTTCTTCCCGAATCTACAGCGAGCCATCGGAGTGGGCAGTGCCTTTGAAGGTTGGAATCCCCATATGAAGGATCCTGTCTACCGCCTACTTGTGCCCATGACGGCCCCCCGTGGGCACTCCTTCCACCTGGAGCTGGGCAATGAAGAGGATCTGCTGGCGAGGAAGTCCTCTATCCGTGTGGAGCTGGAGTGCACGTGCGAGAGGGAGCAGGACTCTGAGGACATGCTGTGCTTCCTCCATCATt is a genomic window containing:
- the LOC116489458 gene encoding LOW QUALITY PROTEIN: inositol 1,4,5-trisphosphate receptor-interacting protein-like 1 (The sequence of the model RefSeq protein was modified relative to this genomic sequence to represent the inferred CDS: inserted 2 bases in 1 codon) — encoded protein: MVSAAFYFLAFLGLVEIPKKVGDELDEATNERMRQYAEEMQQRMAQILLEIEALEKQQSSMHMGALLLSATQYWQFWACVGVALLLFWKVCLLFKNTRKHDSDDESSSSEEEEEARVPPLPNDARDVPRFIAERVYWPFPDPTVRCALVEEIVGDLLHIFDSVVLSSFFPNLQRAIGVGSAFEGWNPHMKDPVYRLLVPMTAPRGHSFHLELGNEEDLLARKSSIRVELECTCEREQDSEDMLCFLHHSEEELKKQEPSLLDTLCTDSYLDAEKTARWFQNFVKTAWVLMPQSQVYNVEVLPSTRTCKFQLTGAARRRLTIEIVFGVQQEDSDIFLSSQMRKDTSIPSTTWPQSCSGXTRRQARHNTFHVGHLQLCVCILLGSNFATHALKTAVTHLLTTIPLGSMHRRDSQPQSQQ